From Deltaproteobacteria bacterium, one genomic window encodes:
- a CDS encoding alpha/beta fold hydrolase → MPHQRVGDIGLFYELHDFCEPWRAGRAPIVFIHGLGGSHAMWLYQVLAFADRFPVITVDLRAHGESTGGDTDFTIADMARDIVRLLRAQGVERAHIGGLSLGGMVAQQLALDFPLAAASLVLADTLAAAPVGFESVGREALQFIEDNSMGVIAKARITNAFSERVDPVMRDYFIDQVARNDKAVYVRAARAAMTFAARDRLGEITVPTLVIVGDEDRVTPPICSEELAAGIRGARLVRIPRAGHITNVEFPHEFNAAVKEFLLPM, encoded by the coding sequence ATGCCCCACCAGCGCGTTGGTGACATCGGACTATTTTACGAGCTACACGATTTCTGCGAGCCGTGGCGCGCTGGGCGTGCGCCGATCGTGTTCATTCACGGACTCGGCGGCAGCCACGCGATGTGGCTGTATCAGGTGCTCGCGTTTGCGGATCGCTTTCCGGTGATCACGGTCGACTTGCGTGCCCATGGTGAGTCGACCGGTGGTGACACCGACTTCACCATCGCCGACATGGCGCGCGACATAGTCCGCTTGCTCCGCGCCCAGGGCGTCGAACGCGCGCACATCGGCGGCCTGTCGCTCGGTGGCATGGTGGCGCAACAGCTCGCGCTCGATTTCCCGCTCGCCGCCGCCAGCCTTGTGCTTGCGGACACCTTGGCCGCAGCGCCGGTCGGTTTCGAGAGTGTGGGGCGCGAGGCGCTCCAGTTCATCGAAGACAACTCGATGGGGGTGATCGCGAAGGCGCGCATCACCAACGCGTTCTCCGAACGCGTCGACCCGGTGATGCGCGACTACTTCATCGATCAAGTGGCTCGCAACGACAAAGCGGTGTACGTACGCGCCGCGCGCGCCGCGATGACCTTCGCCGCACGCGACCGCCTGGGCGAGATCACCGTGCCAACGTTGGTGATCGTTGGCGACGAGGATCGGGTCACGCCGCCGATTTGTTCCGAGGAACTCGCCGCCGGCATCCGCGGCGCGCGTCTCGTTCGCATCCCGCGCGCCGGCCACATCACCAACGTCGAATTTCCGCACGAGTTCAATGCGGCGGTGAAAGAGTTTCTGCTACCGATGTGA
- a CDS encoding redoxin domain-containing protein, which yields MEQQGVKLFAVSVDEPDASEALRQRLHCDFTFLSDSKGEVLDRLNIRHRNGHEGHDIAFPTQILVDKSGIVRWTFESDDLRVRVEPEQIFTAIAALP from the coding sequence ATCGAGCAGCAGGGGGTGAAACTGTTTGCGGTCAGCGTCGACGAGCCGGACGCGTCGGAAGCGCTGCGGCAGCGCTTGCACTGTGACTTCACGTTCCTCTCGGATTCCAAGGGCGAGGTGCTCGATCGGTTGAACATCCGCCATCGCAACGGCCACGAGGGTCACGACATTGCGTTCCCCACCCAAATCCTGGTCGACAAGAGCGGCATCGTGCGCTGGACGTTCGAGTCGGACGACCTGCGCGTCCGCGTCGAACCTGAGCAGATCTTCACTGCCATCGCCGCACTGCCGTGA
- a CDS encoding thiolase family protein: MRLKSATAIAGLGITKQGKVYEHNQVGFAIEAIKLALDDAGLTRADLDGVLLNPGLSWTDGGMGAFGLQQAMGLHNLRLAHTMNAGGATAGAMIHQAVEAIATGMATTVACVFSDAPLKPPAPKAEGKSSGSAAAYAFGRGLEAAYGQFGVNAMYALVAQRHMHLYGTTNDHLGAIAVAERQWANKNPQAQFYDTPMTLDDYRRSRWIVEPFRLFDCCLVSNGGVAVIVTSAERARDLKRPPVYIWGMGQGHPGGDPSETLTSGAPLAKEQAFTMAGITLGDIDVVELYDCYTFTVLVCLEDYGFCKKGEGGPFAADGKLAPGGALPVNTGGGQLSSFYMWGMTPVSEGVIQIRGDGGARQVPDAKVALVSGNGGILSTHSTLVLANEP; the protein is encoded by the coding sequence ATGCGTCTGAAGAGTGCGACCGCCATCGCTGGGCTCGGGATTACCAAGCAAGGGAAAGTCTACGAGCACAACCAAGTCGGCTTCGCCATCGAAGCGATCAAGCTGGCGCTCGACGATGCCGGGCTGACGCGCGCCGATCTCGACGGCGTGTTGCTCAATCCGGGGCTGAGCTGGACCGACGGTGGCATGGGCGCGTTCGGCCTGCAGCAAGCGATGGGGCTGCACAACCTCCGGTTGGCGCACACGATGAACGCGGGCGGCGCGACGGCCGGCGCGATGATTCATCAAGCCGTCGAAGCGATCGCCACCGGCATGGCGACGACCGTCGCCTGCGTGTTCTCCGACGCGCCGCTGAAACCACCGGCGCCCAAAGCCGAAGGCAAGAGTAGCGGCTCGGCGGCGGCGTACGCCTTCGGCCGCGGCCTCGAGGCCGCCTATGGCCAGTTCGGCGTCAATGCGATGTATGCGCTGGTGGCGCAACGCCACATGCATCTCTACGGCACCACCAACGATCACCTCGGTGCCATCGCGGTCGCTGAACGACAGTGGGCCAACAAGAATCCGCAGGCGCAGTTCTACGACACGCCGATGACTCTCGACGACTACCGTCGCTCGCGCTGGATCGTCGAACCGTTTCGCCTATTCGACTGCTGCCTGGTTTCCAACGGCGGCGTCGCGGTGATCGTGACCTCGGCGGAGCGCGCACGCGATCTCAAGCGGCCACCGGTCTACATCTGGGGCATGGGACAAGGCCATCCCGGCGGCGATCCGTCGGAAACCCTCACTTCCGGCGCGCCGCTCGCTAAAGAGCAAGCGTTCACAATGGCCGGCATCACGTTGGGTGACATCGACGTCGTCGAACTCTACGACTGCTACACGTTCACCGTACTGGTGTGCTTGGAGGACTACGGCTTCTGCAAGAAGGGCGAAGGCGGTCCCTTCGCCGCCGACGGCAAGCTCGCGCCCGGTGGTGCGCTGCCGGTGAACACTGGCGGCGGTCAACTGTCGTCGTTCTACATGTGGGGCATGACACCGGTGTCCGAAGGCGTGATTCAAATCCGCGGCGACGGCGGCGCGCGCCAAGTGCCCGACGCCAAGGTGGCACTCGTCAGCGGCAACGGTGGTATTCTCTCCACCCACTCAACACTGGTGCTGGCCAACGAGCCCTAA
- a CDS encoding Zn-ribbon domain-containing OB-fold protein, whose product MSAYTKPIPVITPEMRPFYDAAKRHELVVQHCSGCGAHRFPARGICSHCLSPESSWVKVSGEGEVFSFNVMHQIYHPGFATEVPYAVVVVKLAEGAKITSNLVGVKPHDITIGMPVRVMFEDIIEHVTLPKFRSVE is encoded by the coding sequence ATGTCCGCGTACACGAAACCCATTCCCGTCATCACGCCTGAGATGCGGCCGTTCTACGACGCCGCCAAGCGACACGAGTTGGTTGTGCAACACTGCAGCGGCTGCGGTGCGCACCGATTTCCGGCGCGAGGGATCTGCTCGCACTGCCTGTCTCCCGAATCGAGCTGGGTGAAGGTGTCCGGCGAGGGCGAGGTCTTCAGCTTCAACGTCATGCATCAGATCTACCATCCCGGTTTCGCGACCGAGGTCCCGTACGCGGTGGTGGTGGTGAAGCTCGCCGAAGGCGCCAAGATCACCTCGAATCTGGTCGGCGTAAAACCGCACGACATCACCATCGGCATGCCCGTGCGCGTGATGTTCGAGGACATCATCGAGCACGTGACGTTGCCGAAATTCCGATCGGTGGAATAG
- a CDS encoding winged helix-turn-helix transcriptional regulator, which produces MDASKTRAAASAKTRKKAARDLDGILESKVFRALCEPVRVEILKLLTERGRSDIATIAARVPQDRSVVSRHLAQLHHAGFVRREKVGRNVFFEMDGPAVVAQIEDVLERFKALVPLCCPGK; this is translated from the coding sequence ATGGATGCTTCTAAAACCCGAGCGGCGGCGTCCGCAAAGACTCGTAAGAAGGCGGCCCGCGATCTCGATGGCATCTTGGAGTCGAAAGTCTTCCGGGCGCTCTGCGAGCCGGTTCGCGTCGAGATCCTCAAGCTGCTGACCGAGCGGGGACGGTCGGACATCGCCACGATAGCCGCCCGTGTTCCGCAAGACCGCTCGGTTGTCTCCCGCCACCTCGCGCAACTTCACCACGCCGGCTTCGTGCGGAGAGAGAAAGTGGGCCGCAACGTCTTCTTCGAAATGGATGGGCCAGCGGTGGTGGCTCAGATCGAGGACGTGCTGGAGCGTTTCAAGGCGCTCGTTCCACTGTGTTGCCCCGGCAAGTGA
- a CDS encoding alpha/beta hydrolase, with translation MRKTYTAIVIALVLGGILAVSLYGGSSVDRAGFALEPNEPALEEFSRHKRYIEVSPWRVAYIDEGQGPPVVLLHGCPFHSFQWRDLIPRLREKYHVLAPDLLGLGDTQVRLTDDYRLPNDVAMVIGFLDALGIREADFVAADHGAATLQLLMRDHPERIRRAVITNAEAYDQWPSKPEIPYLKQVVSPWASPLFRFALRFTWVQREVFGVAVHQKDAFTDEVLYAYTRAHIATPERWARLQRFFRWQLDPEHNRVTMDAVEGLRRFEKPTLILWGKQDTNFGPAIAERLAGDIPGVVGVEYLDHSAHMPFQEEPEQYARAVARFLATDSSTLEQQRRAFRAERAAKKEGATQ, from the coding sequence ATGCGGAAGACCTACACGGCAATCGTGATCGCGCTGGTCCTTGGGGGGATCCTGGCGGTCTCCTTGTACGGTGGATCGAGCGTCGACAGAGCGGGGTTCGCTCTTGAACCGAACGAGCCGGCGCTGGAAGAGTTCTCCCGACACAAGCGCTACATCGAGGTCAGCCCATGGCGGGTCGCCTACATCGATGAGGGACAGGGCCCGCCGGTGGTCCTGCTCCACGGTTGCCCGTTCCACTCCTTCCAATGGCGCGATCTCATTCCGCGACTCCGAGAGAAGTATCACGTCCTGGCGCCGGACTTACTCGGCTTGGGGGACACGCAGGTGCGACTGACCGACGACTACCGGCTCCCCAACGACGTGGCAATGGTCATCGGATTCCTCGACGCCCTCGGCATCAGGGAGGCCGACTTCGTCGCGGCCGACCATGGCGCGGCCACGCTGCAACTGCTCATGCGAGACCATCCGGAACGGATTCGACGCGCTGTCATCACGAACGCCGAGGCCTATGACCAGTGGCCGAGCAAACCTGAGATACCATATCTGAAGCAGGTCGTGAGCCCATGGGCGAGCCCCCTGTTCCGCTTCGCACTCCGCTTTACCTGGGTGCAGCGCGAAGTGTTCGGCGTCGCGGTGCATCAGAAGGACGCGTTCACCGACGAGGTGCTCTACGCGTATACGCGGGCTCACATTGCGACGCCGGAACGCTGGGCCCGGCTGCAGCGATTTTTTCGCTGGCAGCTCGATCCCGAGCACAACCGCGTGACGATGGATGCGGTGGAGGGGCTTCGACGGTTCGAGAAGCCGACACTCATCCTGTGGGGGAAGCAGGACACGAATTTCGGCCCGGCGATCGCCGAGCGACTCGCGGGTGACATTCCAGGAGTCGTTGGTGTGGAGTATCTCGACCACTCAGCGCACATGCCCTTTCAAGAAGAGCCGGAGCAATACGCCAGAGCAGTAGCACGCTTCTTGGCCACCGACAGTTCAACCTTGGAGCAGCAGCGGCGCGCGTTTCGCGCAGAGCGAGCCGCCAAGAAAGAAGGAGCAACGCAATGA
- the arsM gene encoding arsenite methyltransferase — MTIEDQKSADAVRGMVREGYAEIARNTGQRCGAAAVNAEVIARHIGYSNDDLHAVPSGANLGLGCGNPLAFAQVQPGETVLDLGSGAGFDILLAAQAVGATGRVIGVDMTPEMLARAEANARAAGVGNVEFRQGYIEALPVNDASVDVVISNCVINLSPEKTRVFQEAFRVLRPKGRLAISDLVLSAPLPRGLFKSVEAYVGCVAGAMQRDDYLAAITNAGFRMVEVVAEHSFGGLLDLQSPEILAALAKDGFTTQDAECVLESVMSVKIVAHK, encoded by the coding sequence ATGACGATTGAAGACCAGAAGAGCGCCGATGCCGTGCGCGGCATGGTCCGGGAAGGCTACGCCGAAATCGCCCGCAACACGGGCCAGCGCTGTGGTGCGGCCGCCGTCAACGCCGAGGTGATCGCCCGACACATCGGCTACTCGAACGACGACCTCCACGCGGTCCCAAGCGGAGCGAACCTCGGGCTTGGTTGCGGGAATCCACTCGCCTTCGCTCAGGTGCAGCCGGGTGAAACCGTGCTCGACCTCGGCTCGGGCGCCGGTTTCGATATTCTCCTCGCCGCGCAGGCTGTAGGCGCCACGGGTCGGGTCATTGGCGTCGACATGACGCCGGAAATGCTGGCGCGGGCCGAAGCGAACGCTCGCGCTGCGGGCGTTGGCAATGTCGAGTTCCGCCAGGGTTACATCGAAGCGCTTCCGGTCAATGACGCGAGCGTCGACGTGGTTATCTCGAACTGTGTCATCAATCTCTCGCCAGAGAAGACCCGCGTCTTCCAAGAGGCGTTTCGAGTGCTGCGTCCGAAGGGACGACTGGCGATATCCGACTTAGTGCTCAGCGCACCACTGCCGCGCGGGCTCTTCAAAAGCGTGGAGGCCTATGTCGGCTGCGTCGCCGGCGCCATGCAGCGCGATGACTACCTCGCGGCCATCACCAATGCGGGATTTCGGATGGTGGAGGTGGTCGCGGAACATTCGTTCGGGGGCCTGCTTGACCTGCAGAGCCCCGAGATTCTTGCGGCTCTCGCGAAGGACGGATTCACAACACAGGACGCCGAGTGCGTTCTTGAAAGCGTGATGAGTGTGAAGATCGTGGCGCACAAGTAA
- a CDS encoding 4Fe-4S dicluster domain-containing protein, which produces MMSEPAPTKTCAPDAGRVEPHIDRSRCEAKSDCVRVCPYNVFEVRKLLPAERQELSFFSKLKLFAHGGEQAFAVRAADCHACGLCVKACPENAITLVAV; this is translated from the coding sequence ATGATGAGTGAGCCAGCGCCGACAAAGACGTGCGCACCCGACGCGGGGCGCGTTGAACCGCACATCGACCGCTCGCGTTGCGAGGCGAAGAGCGACTGCGTGCGCGTCTGTCCGTACAACGTGTTCGAGGTCCGCAAGCTGCTACCCGCCGAGCGACAAGAGCTATCGTTCTTCAGCAAGCTGAAACTGTTCGCCCACGGCGGCGAGCAAGCCTTCGCCGTGCGCGCTGCCGATTGCCATGCCTGCGGCCTGTGCGTGAAGGCTTGTCCCGAGAACGCCATCACCTTGGTCGCGGTGTAG
- a CDS encoding AAA family ATPase, with protein MRCAACNHENRDTAKFCLGCGQPLALRCTSCQAELPPGARFCDECGAPAASDDKPKAQSQPLTPNPSSYTPKHLATKILTSRGALEGERKQVTVLFLDVVGSTPLAERIGPEEMHGIMDRCFRLLAEEVHRYEGTINQFTGDGIMALFGAPIAHEDAPERAVRAALGMQAALRRYGDELERERGIDFRMRIGINTGPVVVGKIGDDLRMDYTAIGDTTNLAARLQTAAAPGTILISDHTAKSVAGRFLTRPMGALQLKGKSLPVQAHEVVRTLPRAPLVAPSEHGLTPLVGRSAEITALETVFAHVRAGRGQIAFVVGEAGIGKSRLIYEFRRRISDQEYTWLQGRCISFGRGIPFLPIVDALKNSFAIEEADDDATIIEKVRAGIATLGATVASAEPYLRALLAVDPGDPAIAQMDAGARRFATFEALKQLMLATAARQPLVLLIEDLHWLDPASEEFLTYILDAMAGARVLLLCTYRPGYRPALGERSFITRVALQPLTPDQTATMAAVMLEAREFPSELRSLIIAKAEGNPFFIEEVTKSLVEIGALRRSADGYVLGRPVSEILIPDRIQDVIMARIDRLGDDAKRAIQIASVIGREFAIRLLQRASELGENLNPLVGELRALELIYEKAGVPELAYMFKHALTHDVAYESLLMQRRKRLHRTIGLAVEELYADRLAEYWETLAHHFYRAEDWPRAFAYLVKAGDKARAAFANREAVHFYSQALDAAGHQAIDTRQRAAVHEGKGLAHFCLSEFTEAIDNLRHALELVEDPVDRAEINAELAEALLWAHELDAALVAADTAIALAEPAGAIVVAANATFVRGFVHMLRAQLTESAACFSTVERMSQQAGQRALGGRVRLNVALQANWRGDYREAVADCERALVEFKDANELLHLLEGYSQFGIMLGGAGDYARMLPNLANGIALAESIGDKVWRARMWNTRGWVLTEIGHYDAAEEANRRCIEIAQQLGALRIASELIGNAEANLADVALARGDLIGSEPHLAAVGAILSDRRNEWMTWRYGMHFHASAAELALARSDLDRARQHIEACLATAQRTKSHRYIVRATRLLAACHISAGNVVEAERVLGEVVRAARALANPPQLWHALLAQGRALHSLGRHDDAAAVWREALTLVAAVEQTLPAELQTTLRGSALVTTLGELTL; from the coding sequence ATGCGCTGCGCAGCGTGCAACCACGAGAACCGTGACACGGCGAAGTTCTGCCTCGGCTGCGGACAGCCCCTGGCGCTGCGCTGCACCAGTTGTCAGGCCGAGCTGCCGCCCGGCGCGCGCTTCTGTGACGAGTGCGGCGCTCCCGCAGCTTCAGACGACAAGCCAAAAGCTCAAAGCCAACCCCTGACCCCCAACCCCTCTTCTTACACGCCCAAACATCTTGCCACCAAGATCCTAACCTCACGCGGCGCGCTCGAAGGCGAGCGCAAGCAAGTGACGGTGTTGTTTCTCGATGTCGTCGGCTCGACGCCGTTGGCGGAGCGCATCGGTCCCGAGGAGATGCACGGCATCATGGACCGTTGCTTTCGTCTGCTCGCGGAGGAAGTACACCGTTACGAGGGGACCATCAATCAGTTCACGGGCGATGGCATCATGGCGCTGTTCGGCGCCCCGATCGCACACGAAGACGCGCCCGAGCGCGCGGTGCGCGCCGCGCTCGGCATGCAAGCCGCGCTGCGTCGCTACGGCGATGAGCTGGAGCGCGAGCGCGGCATCGATTTCCGCATGCGCATCGGTATCAACACCGGACCGGTCGTCGTCGGCAAGATCGGCGACGATTTGCGCATGGACTACACCGCGATCGGCGATACGACGAACCTGGCGGCGCGACTGCAAACCGCGGCGGCGCCGGGCACGATTCTCATCAGCGATCACACCGCCAAATCCGTCGCCGGTCGCTTTCTCACTCGTCCCATGGGCGCGCTACAGCTCAAGGGCAAATCGCTGCCCGTGCAAGCGCACGAGGTCGTCCGCACTCTGCCGCGCGCCCCGCTGGTAGCGCCGTCGGAACACGGTCTGACGCCGCTCGTGGGACGCAGCGCCGAGATCACCGCGCTGGAGACGGTGTTCGCCCACGTTCGTGCGGGTCGTGGACAGATCGCGTTCGTCGTCGGCGAAGCGGGCATCGGCAAGTCGCGCCTGATCTACGAGTTCCGTCGCCGGATCAGCGATCAGGAATATACCTGGCTGCAGGGCCGCTGCATTTCGTTCGGTCGCGGCATTCCGTTTCTCCCAATTGTCGACGCGCTCAAGAACAGCTTCGCCATCGAAGAAGCCGACGACGATGCGACCATCATCGAGAAGGTCCGCGCCGGCATCGCGACGCTGGGTGCGACTGTGGCGAGCGCCGAGCCGTATCTCCGCGCGTTGCTCGCGGTCGATCCCGGTGACCCGGCGATCGCGCAGATGGACGCCGGAGCGCGGCGCTTCGCCACCTTCGAAGCGCTCAAGCAACTCATGCTCGCCACCGCGGCGCGTCAGCCGCTGGTCTTGTTGATCGAGGATCTCCATTGGCTCGATCCCGCGTCCGAAGAATTTCTGACCTACATCCTCGATGCGATGGCGGGCGCACGCGTGCTGCTGCTGTGTACGTATCGACCCGGTTACCGTCCAGCGTTGGGTGAGCGCAGCTTCATCACGCGCGTGGCCCTACAACCGCTGACGCCCGATCAGACCGCGACGATGGCGGCGGTGATGCTGGAGGCGCGCGAGTTTCCCTCGGAACTGCGCTCCCTCATCATCGCCAAGGCCGAAGGGAACCCGTTTTTCATCGAAGAGGTCACCAAGTCGCTGGTGGAGATCGGCGCGCTCCGGCGGAGCGCAGACGGCTACGTGCTCGGCCGCCCGGTGTCGGAGATCCTGATTCCCGACCGCATTCAGGACGTCATCATGGCGCGCATCGATCGGCTCGGCGACGACGCCAAGCGGGCGATTCAAATCGCGTCGGTCATCGGGCGCGAGTTCGCCATCCGGCTCCTGCAGCGGGCCAGCGAGCTGGGCGAGAACCTCAATCCGCTGGTCGGTGAGCTGCGCGCGCTCGAACTGATCTACGAAAAGGCCGGCGTCCCCGAACTGGCGTACATGTTCAAGCACGCGCTGACGCACGACGTGGCGTACGAGAGCCTGCTGATGCAGCGCCGCAAGCGGTTGCATCGCACGATCGGGCTGGCCGTCGAAGAACTCTATGCCGACCGTCTCGCCGAATACTGGGAAACGCTGGCGCACCATTTCTATCGTGCAGAGGACTGGCCGCGCGCCTTCGCGTACCTGGTCAAGGCCGGCGACAAAGCGCGCGCGGCGTTCGCCAACCGCGAAGCGGTGCATTTCTACAGTCAGGCGCTCGACGCCGCCGGCCATCAGGCAATCGACACGCGCCAACGCGCGGCGGTCCATGAGGGCAAGGGCCTTGCGCATTTCTGTCTGAGCGAATTTACCGAGGCGATCGACAACTTGCGGCACGCGCTCGAGCTGGTCGAGGACCCCGTCGACCGGGCCGAGATCAATGCAGAGCTGGCGGAAGCCTTGTTATGGGCACACGAGCTTGACGCCGCGCTCGTAGCTGCAGACACCGCAATCGCGCTCGCCGAACCCGCCGGCGCGATCGTGGTGGCGGCGAACGCCACGTTTGTGCGCGGGTTCGTCCATATGCTGCGTGCCCAGTTGACGGAGTCCGCGGCGTGCTTCAGCACCGTCGAACGCATGTCACAGCAAGCCGGGCAACGCGCGCTCGGCGGCCGCGTCCGGCTCAATGTTGCCTTACAAGCGAACTGGCGTGGCGACTACCGTGAGGCGGTTGCAGACTGCGAGCGCGCGTTGGTCGAATTCAAAGATGCGAACGAGTTGTTGCATCTGCTTGAAGGCTACAGTCAGTTCGGCATCATGCTCGGTGGCGCCGGTGACTACGCGCGCATGCTGCCCAACCTTGCGAACGGCATCGCCCTCGCCGAGTCCATCGGTGACAAGGTCTGGCGCGCGCGCATGTGGAACACGCGCGGCTGGGTGCTGACCGAGATCGGACACTACGACGCAGCCGAGGAAGCCAACCGTCGCTGCATCGAGATCGCACAGCAGCTCGGGGCGCTGCGGATTGCGTCCGAGTTGATCGGCAACGCGGAAGCGAACCTGGCGGACGTCGCGCTCGCGCGCGGCGATCTCATCGGCAGCGAGCCGCATCTCGCTGCGGTCGGCGCGATCTTGAGCGACCGCCGCAACGAGTGGATGACCTGGCGCTACGGCATGCATTTCCATGCGAGCGCCGCCGAGTTAGCGCTCGCCCGAAGCGATCTCGACCGGGCGCGCCAGCACATCGAGGCTTGCTTGGCGACCGCGCAGCGAACCAAGTCGCACAGGTATATCGTGCGGGCGA